AGGTAATTGTTTGCGAAGAAGATTGCGGAACGCTTAATGGTATTACTGTTTCGGCGATTGTAGAAGGGGATGAAGAGGTTGTAGGTTTGAAGGATAGGATTATCGGAAGAGTCGCTTTGGACAACGTGGTTGATATTATTACCGATGAGGTAATTGTTGAGCAAGGCAGCGAAATAACCGAAGAAAAAACCGATAGGATAGAAAAATTAGGAATTGAAAAAATCCGTATCCGCAGTGTTTTAACTTGTGAATCAGGCCGGGGAGTTTGTGCTAAATGTTATGGCCGTAATTTATCTACTGGTAGATTGATTGAGTTAGGGGAAGCAGTTGGAGTTGTGGCAGCCCAGAGTATTGGTGAACCCGGTACGCAGTTGACTATGAGAACTTTTCATATCGGTGGTACGGCCTCCAGGACTATCGAGCAGTCGTTTATTAAAGCTAAGAATGAAGGTATAATCAAATACCATTCTTTAAGGGTTACACTTAAAAATAAAGAATATGTTGTTTTAAATAGAAATGGCGCTATCAGTGTCAATGATGCACAGGGAAGGGAGCTTGAACGTTACCCGCTTCCGCAAGGCGCGTTTATTCTTATTGAGGATGGAAAGGTTGTTACAAAAGGTACTTCTTTTGTGCATTGGGATCCGTATACTTTGCCGGTACTTACTGAAGTGGCAGGGTTAGTGCGTTTTGAAGACCTGCGCGAGAATGTCACTATGCGCGAAGAAATAAATCCGGTTACAAAATTAATTGAGAGGGTTGTGGTTGAGCATAAACCGGAATACCATCCACAGGTAGTTATCCTGGATGATAAAAAAGAAGTTTTAGGTATCTATCCAATTCCAATCGGTGCCCACATTATTGTCAAAGATGGTGATCAGGTGGGCGGTGGAGACCTTCTTGCAAAGATTCCACGCACCGTAGTTAAAACTCGCGATATTACCGGAGGCCTTCCGCGCGTAGCTGAGCTTTTTGAGGCAAGGCGCCCGAAAGACCCTGCGGTTATCAGTGAAATCGACGGATTCATAGAATTTGGTGAAACCAAGAAAAATCAGCGTGTTATAGTCGTTAAATCTGCTACTGGTATGTCCAGGGAATACATTATTCCTCATGGGAAACATCCGAATGTTTATAAAGGGGATAAGGTTACTGCAGGACAACAGCTTACTGATGGCCCGGTAGTTTTACAGGATATTTTAAGTGTTTGCGGTGATAAGGTTTTACAGGAATACTTGGTGAATGAGGTTCAGGAAGTTTATCGTTTACAGGGCGTGCGTATTAATGATAAGCATATTGAGGTAATCATTCGCCAAATGCTCAAAAAAGTAAGAGTTGAAGATCCGGGTGATACCGAATTTCTTGCCACTCAACAGGTAGACAAGTGGGTGTTCCAGAAAGAAAATACCCGTGTAATTAAGAAAGGTGCCCGGCCGGCTCAGGCAACGCCTCTTCTTTTGGGTATAACCAAAGCTTCTCTTACCACTGAGAGTTTTATTTCTGCAGCCAGTTTTCAGGAAACTACACGTGTTTTAACTGAAGCCGCCACAAGCGGTAAAAAAGACGAATTATTTGGTTTAAAGGAGAATGTTATTGTAGGGCACTTAATTCCTGCAGGTACAGGATTTAAGGCTCACCGTGATATCGAAGTAGTAAAAATAGGCGCTGAAAATGCCCAAGAAAAAAAGGAAGAAAAGGAATAAATTATGCCCACAATTGCGCAACTGATTAGATTTGGTAGGATCTCCAAAAAGAAGAAAAGTAAATCTCCTGCTTTAAAAGCTTGCCCCCAGAGAAGAGGGGTATGTATTCAGGTGCGTACTATGACGCCTAAGAAACCTAACTCAGCTTTAAGAAAAATTGCCAGGGTTAGGCTTACTACTGGCTTAGAGGTTACCGCTTATATTCCTGGAGAAGGGCATAATCTTCAGGAACACTCCATTGTTATGGTTAGAGGAGGAAGGGTTAAAGATTTACCGGGTGTTCGTTACCATATTGTAAGAGGTACGTTGGATGCTTCTGGTGTTAACGCACGTAGGAGAGGCCGCTCTAAATATGGAGCAAAGAGACCGAAGGCAGCTTAAACTTATATAGAATTTAACGCAATAAAGGATAATCGATGAGAAGAAGAAAAGCACAGGAAAAAGTTATTCTAGCGGATCCTAAATATAACAGTAAGATAATAGCCAAATTTATGAATATGGTTATGGTTGATGGAAAAAAAGCTATAGCTGAAAGATTGGTTTATAGCGCTTTTGATATTGTGCTCAAAAATCTAAATGAGCAAGATATCTTAAAGGTGTTTTATAAGGCATTGGATAATGCCCGGCCACGCCTGGAAGTAAAACCGCGCAGGGTGGGTGGAGCAACCTATCAGGTGCCTATAGAAGTAAGGCAGGAACGTGGTACTTCTATAGCATTGCGCTGGCTTCGGGATTTTGCTCAAAATAAAAAAGGTAAACCTATGCAGCAAAAATTGGCGGAAGAAATTATCGCAGCCTATAAGGGAGAAGGATCGGCAATTAAAAAGAGAGATGATACGCATAAAATGGCTGAATCTAATAAAGCCTATGCGCATTTCCGCTGGTAAACTATGAGGAAGATACCATTAGATAAAATTAGGAACATTGGGATAATTGCCCATATTGACGCCGGAAAAACTACAACTAGTGAACATGTTTTATTTTACACGGGTAAAAATTATAAAATCGGCGAAGTGCATGACGGGGCAGCTACTATGGATTGGATGGTTCAGGAGCAGGAAAGAGGGATTACTATTACTGCCGCTGCTACTACCTGTAAATGGAAAGATATAACTATTAACTTAATCGATACCCCAGGCCACGTAGATTTTACTATCGAAGTAGAGAGATCATTAAAAGTTTTAGACGGGGCAGTGGTTGTTTTTTGTGGAGTCGGCGGAGTTGAACCACAATCAGAAACCGTTTGGCGTCAGGCAGACCGTTATGGAGTCCCTAGAATTGCTTTTGTTAATAAAATGGATCGAACAGGAGCCGATTTTTTTGCGGCCGTTGATCAGATGCATGAAAGATTAGGTGCAAATGTCGCGCCGATTCAGCTTCCCGTCGGCAAAGAAACAGGTTTTAACGGCTTGATTGATCTGGTTGAAAAAAAGTTTATTCATTACGAAGATGAATTAGGAAAAGAGTTTGTGATAAAAGATCTTTCAGAGGATATGATTGCCGATTTTGAAAAATACCGTTTGGTTTTGGTTGAAAAAGTCGCCGAAGCTGATGATTTAATTATGGAGGTTTATTTACAAGGCAAAGTTGTTACTAATGAGCAGTTGAAGGCAGCAATTCGTAGAGCAGTAATTGTAAATAAATTTGTGCCGGTGCTTTGCGGCTCAGCTTTTAAGAATAAAGGCGTGCAGATGGTTTTAGACGCGGTAAAAGATTATCTTCCTTCGCCGATTGATGTTCCCCCGGTAAAAGGTACCAATCCTGATTCTGGGGAATTTGAAGAAATTAAAGCTGATGATAGTTCTCCTTTCACTGCTTTATGTTTTAAGGTAGCAACTGATCCTTTTGTCGGAAAAATATTTTTTGTAAGGATGTATTCCGGAATACTTACTTCAGGAACTTATATTTATAATGCTTCAAAGAGGGAAAGAGAACGTGTTACTAAAATTGTTAAATTACACGCTAATCACCAGGAGATAACTGATAGCCTTTCTACGGGTGACATTGCTGCTTTGGTAGGTTTAAAAGATACAAAAACCGGGGATACTCTTTGTACCGAAAAGAATCCTATTCTGGTTGAGGCTATGCGTTTTCCTGATCCGGTTATTCAGCAGGCGATTGAACCTAAATCAAAAGATGCCCAGGAAAAATTGGGCATGGCGATGCATAAACTGGAAGATGAAGATCCAT
The genomic region above belongs to Candidatus Omnitrophota bacterium and contains:
- the fusA gene encoding elongation factor G; this translates as MRKIPLDKIRNIGIIAHIDAGKTTTSEHVLFYTGKNYKIGEVHDGAATMDWMVQEQERGITITAAATTCKWKDITINLIDTPGHVDFTIEVERSLKVLDGAVVVFCGVGGVEPQSETVWRQADRYGVPRIAFVNKMDRTGADFFAAVDQMHERLGANVAPIQLPVGKETGFNGLIDLVEKKFIHYEDELGKEFVIKDLSEDMIADFEKYRLVLVEKVAEADDLIMEVYLQGKVVTNEQLKAAIRRAVIVNKFVPVLCGSAFKNKGVQMVLDAVKDYLPSPIDVPPVKGTNPDSGEFEEIKADDSSPFTALCFKVATDPFVGKIFFVRMYSGILTSGTYIYNASKRERERVTKIVKLHANHQEITDSLSTGDIAALVGLKDTKTGDTLCTEKNPILVEAMRFPDPVIQQAIEPKSKDAQEKLGMAMHKLEDEDPSFRVTYNQETGQTLIAGMGQLHLEIIVDRILREFNVEATVGAPQVAYRETIRKSVSSVGKFISQSGGRGQYGHCVIEMSPQETPGTGITFEDKIKSGAIPREFIPAVKQGVMGAVKNGVLAGYPVTDVKVVLIDGSFHEVDSSELAFKMAGSIAFQDGMKRANPVLLEPIMDIEVVVPEEFMGQIIGDLSSRRAKIIALGQRLNLRTIRANVPLSEVFNYATVTRSLTQGRASYTMEPSFYSEVPAHVAEKVIQGSTNTKERKTF
- the rpsL gene encoding 30S ribosomal protein S12, with protein sequence MPTIAQLIRFGRISKKKKSKSPALKACPQRRGVCIQVRTMTPKKPNSALRKIARVRLTTGLEVTAYIPGEGHNLQEHSIVMVRGGRVKDLPGVRYHIVRGTLDASGVNARRRGRSKYGAKRPKAA
- the rpsG gene encoding 30S ribosomal protein S7, whose amino-acid sequence is MRRRKAQEKVILADPKYNSKIIAKFMNMVMVDGKKAIAERLVYSAFDIVLKNLNEQDILKVFYKALDNARPRLEVKPRRVGGATYQVPIEVRQERGTSIALRWLRDFAQNKKGKPMQQKLAEEIIAAYKGEGSAIKKRDDTHKMAESNKAYAHFRW